AATTTTTAAAATAAGAATTTATCGAATCCATTTGTTATGATGTCTATAACTTTCTCCAAAGTTATAGTCTATCATAAATAAATACGAGGATGATTAAGATCGATCGGAAGGAATGGCACCTGGGACTTCCATCCCAGTCCCATCATCAGTTGGGTCTGCCTCAGGGTTTTGTTCTTTAACTTTGTAACGAATCTCAATTTTTTCAGGACTGATTTGTAAAATTTCAATTCCTTTGAGATCTTTGTTTTTGATGATTCGCACTTTAGCAACTTGCGGCTGTAATTCGGGAATGATTTTGTTTTTTATAGGATCAAAGATATAGTTACAAGGAACTTGCGCCGTAATCCCCGTTAAGATTTGTGCAGAACGAATTGGTTTTAATGAAAAATAACGAATCGCCACTTGTTCTTCAGAAAGTTCTGCATCTAACTTGCCATCCAGACCCGAACAAACAATTGGAATTCCTGCGGCCGTTTGTTCTCCTGTTTTATAAGAAAGAGGAATGATATTTACATTCACCGTGACATCTCTGGATCCAAGTACATTCACACCTTTAGGAAGATCAGGAATTCTCACAGTTTTTGCGAAAGGTTCTTTTTTGTCGGTTAAGGAAATTTCTGGTAATTGTACTTTGGTGATTTTTTCTAAATCTTGAGGTTTCCCGCTTAAAGTTACTTTTTGAGGACTTACAATTTGAGTCAGCTTTTCAAAGTTAGCTGGTGGTGCTCCTTCAAATACAACTTCCAATGGTACTACTTTCAGCCCACGAGATTCAATTTCAACAGGAACTGTTTTTTTCAGTTTTGTAACTTTGACTCCACTCGGAACACCCACAATTTTTTTAATGGGTACTTCCGTAACACCGAGTTGGACATCTTCTGGGTCAATCACAGCCTTCATAAATTGTGAATAATAATTCACAACATCTTTCAATCCTTCCACGCGAACTGGAATTGTTTTTTCTGGATTTTTAGAATAATTTAAATTACCAGATAACTTTGGATAGTCGACGGGGACATTAATAGTTTTAATTAATACTTTGGAATTCTGAAGGTTGACATAAAAAATACTTGCGATGATTAAAGATACAAGTTTCGCTTTCCAGTTTCGGACCACTTTTCCAAGTAACTTTAAAATCATATACTCACTCCGGTATCTTTCTCTTTTGATTTACGGAGAGATTCGTCCTTAGATCTACGGCTTCCTGACATAAGACCGCTAACAAGTGCTTTTAACTCAAGAGGTTTGACTGGGTGTAACATTTCCCCTTCATAACAAATGGTAATGTCACCCGTTTCTTCTGAAGTAACAATGATAATTGCATCTGTTTCTTCGGAGAGTCCCAATGCTGAACGGTGCCTTGCTCCAAGAGTGGCAATTTCCACTGAACTACTCATGGGCAAATAAGAAGCCGCACAAACAATTCTATTTTGTTCAATGATGACAGCCCCATCATGAAGCGGAGAATTTTTAAAGAAAATAGTTTGTAATACTTCTGAGGTTACTTGGGCATCCATAGGAACGGCATTTTCAGAAATATCTTTCAAACTAATGTCTTTGACTAAAACAATGATAGATCCGGTTTTTTCCTGAGACATGATCCGGACCGCTTCCACAATAGGATCTAAGTC
This portion of the Leptospira terpstrae serovar Hualin str. LT 11-33 = ATCC 700639 genome encodes:
- a CDS encoding CdaR family protein → MILKLLGKVVRNWKAKLVSLIIASIFYVNLQNSKVLIKTINVPVDYPKLSGNLNYSKNPEKTIPVRVEGLKDVVNYYSQFMKAVIDPEDVQLGVTEVPIKKIVGVPSGVKVTKLKKTVPVEIESRGLKVVPLEVVFEGAPPANFEKLTQIVSPQKVTLSGKPQDLEKITKVQLPEISLTDKKEPFAKTVRIPDLPKGVNVLGSRDVTVNVNIIPLSYKTGEQTAAGIPIVCSGLDGKLDAELSEEQVAIRYFSLKPIRSAQILTGITAQVPCNYIFDPIKNKIIPELQPQVAKVRIIKNKDLKGIEILQISPEKIEIRYKVKEQNPEADPTDDGTGMEVPGAIPSDRS
- the cdaA gene encoding diadenylate cyclase CdaA, giving the protein MDFFRGLYIIPWSKNYISISLDVLIVAFLIYKTYTTLRRTRGIQLLLGVGIIWISGSLAEYLGFELLEWILTNIRPALVFAIIVLLQPELRRLTGDLARIRLLRLFFLKPTFDLDPIVEAVRIMSQEKTGSIIVLVKDISLKDISENAVPMDAQVTSEVLQTIFFKNSPLHDGAVIIEQNRIVCAASYLPMSSSVEIATLGARHRSALGLSEETDAIIIVTSEETGDITICYEGEMLHPVKPLELKALVSGLMSGSRRSKDESLRKSKEKDTGVSI